Proteins from a single region of Cyanobacteriota bacterium:
- a CDS encoding YraN family protein, translating to MTSTNTKELGDLEESRAASYLEELGYEIIERNWRWSNKGEIDIIALDSNRFGKPYIVFVEVKFREWSIEMAIRAVNHNKISQLKKLAQIYLMQKKLSLYKTHFSFDLVAISGTRLEHIKDIVK from the coding sequence ATGACAAGCACTAATACCAAAGAACTAGGAGATTTGGAAGAATCCAGAGCCGCTAGCTACTTAGAAGAACTTGGCTATGAAATAATAGAGCGTAACTGGCGCTGGAGCAACAAAGGCGAGATCGATATCATTGCGCTTGATTCTAATCGATTTGGCAAGCCATATATTGTTTTTGTTGAAGTCAAGTTTCGTGAATGGTCTATAGAAATGGCAATTCGAGCTGTCAATCATAACAAAATCAGTCAACTCAAGAAACTCGCTCAAATCTATCTAATGCAAAAAAAGCTCAGTCTTTATAAAACTCATTTTAGTTTTGACCTGGTTGCTATTAGCGGGACTAGACTTGAACACATAAAAGATATCGTTAAGTAG
- a CDS encoding CrcB family protein, with translation MLGAALGGLLRYWATIFLPLPILLVNVIGSLIIGFTYHKFAIHNPQLIPFVNVGLLGGLTSFSSFSLDVFNYVQEGAIIKASLYIVISVLICIFCCFLGYKIASI, from the coding sequence ATGCTAGGTGCGGCTCTGGGAGGATTGCTTAGGTATTGGGCTACCATCTTTCTGCCATTACCAATTCTGCTGGTCAACGTTATAGGCTCATTAATCATTGGCTTCACTTATCACAAGTTTGCTATTCACAACCCGCAATTGATTCCCTTTGTAAATGTAGGACTTTTGGGTGGTTTGACTAGTTTTAGTTCTTTTAGTCTTGATGTCTTTAACTATGTTCAGGAGGGGGCAATTATAAAAGCCAGTCTTTATATAGTTATATCAGTGCTAATTTGTATATTTTGTTGCTTTTTGGGTTACAAAATAGCATCAATTTAG
- a CDS encoding YvcK family protein, producing the protein MKRLLRKYSFPGLKKWLFFIVFALLTITFGLALILKAHPVTLIAQGTWNFLSYIAEHVPPTISGIVAIIGGTMLLFFGFYKSNNQVLNIVAPDHQGLFETLDRAHMANKGIKIACIGGGTGLSNMLKGLKSYSSNITAIVTVADDGGSSGRLRKSMDIVPPGDIRNCIAALSHDDEVITQLFQYRFDDDAPEDLRQHSFGNLFLTALVELGATKNMADAVAQACRILKARGKVLPVSNEAMHLVAKMEDGSVIQGESNIPKANGKIVSLSCTEPRPELLPEVIDTINEAEIIIIGPGSLYTSIIPNLLMPDLVKAIAKSTAPKIYVCNVMTQPGETTNYSCADHVKSLLKHTAKYVKTGQKLIDFVLVNDAMPHKKQLEQYRADGQHPVEIDSVELKELDIKVTPTNLLQNGDFVRHNPYKLARAIIQVYQSELKQKYRESKKIIQGRVFR; encoded by the coding sequence ATGAAACGTCTTCTGCGCAAATACAGCTTCCCCGGTTTAAAGAAATGGCTTTTCTTTATTGTTTTTGCCTTGCTCACTATTACTTTTGGTTTGGCTTTGATTCTGAAAGCTCATCCTGTAACTTTAATTGCTCAAGGTACTTGGAATTTTCTTTCATATATCGCAGAACATGTACCACCGACAATTAGTGGGATTGTGGCGATTATTGGTGGGACAATGCTTTTGTTTTTTGGTTTTTATAAATCAAACAACCAGGTTCTCAATATTGTTGCACCGGATCATCAAGGGCTTTTTGAGACACTTGATCGTGCGCATATGGCAAACAAAGGAATCAAGATTGCTTGTATCGGTGGAGGCACTGGACTTTCTAATATGCTCAAGGGGCTTAAGTCCTATAGCAGTAATATCACTGCAATAGTTACTGTTGCTGATGATGGTGGTAGCAGTGGACGTTTACGCAAGTCAATGGATATTGTGCCACCTGGAGATATTCGTAACTGTATTGCAGCTCTGTCACATGATGACGAGGTGATCACTCAACTTTTTCAATATCGTTTTGACGATGATGCGCCGGAAGATTTAAGACAACATAGTTTTGGTAATTTGTTTCTTACCGCTCTCGTTGAGCTTGGTGCTACTAAAAACATGGCAGATGCAGTAGCGCAAGCCTGCCGTATACTCAAAGCGAGAGGCAAGGTGCTTCCTGTTAGTAATGAAGCTATGCACTTGGTCGCCAAAATGGAAGATGGTTCTGTGATTCAAGGTGAATCTAATATCCCAAAAGCCAATGGCAAAATTGTTAGTTTGAGCTGTACTGAACCAAGACCTGAGTTGTTGCCAGAAGTAATAGATACGATTAACGAAGCAGAAATAATTATTATTGGTCCTGGAAGTTTATACACTTCGATCATTCCCAATCTTTTGATGCCAGATTTGGTGAAGGCGATAGCTAAATCAACTGCGCCGAAGATTTATGTTTGTAATGTGATGACACAGCCTGGTGAAACTACCAATTATAGTTGTGCTGATCACGTCAAATCATTATTGAAACACACTGCCAAATATGTAAAAACTGGGCAGAAATTAATTGATTTTGTTTTAGTCAATGATGCTATGCCGCATAAAAAACAACTTGAGCAGTATCGTGCTGATGGACAGCATCCAGTGGAGATTGATAGTGTTGAACTTAAAGAACTTGATATCAAAGTGACTCCAACTAATTTATTACAGAATGGTGATTTTGTTCGTCACAATCCATATAAATTAGCTAGGGCGATTATACAAGTCTATCAATCAGAGTTGAAACAGAAATATCGCGAGAGCAAAAAAATCATACAAGGAAGAGTTTTTAGATGA
- a CDS encoding PfkB family carbohydrate kinase, whose product MKYELTEAVSKEFGKAISDLLNKFHQGGEVDQQFLGETQGKFYSLEANDNGHELQNELFSQELWQVIKAQMPADLNQEHKNAPATLHKGSIIIETKGGLDIIIDASTKDGHFHIDSYNIDKGGLGPNTAEALYYRKQEFNLVALYGQGPIASIQEKLLEATGVKAHIVRHSRDTNFHPCFNFKDKEGMEHLFWIVAQVYPMQDKVLEQFTNKIDEISKANPGEFMVLTNTPPRGSKPNYFAQLSCIAKKNGNMVIYNPCEFVDTYLADRYLFKEGHADIIKPNLHEFFQFLVSVDLLDAGEMIQKREQVKEELELNDFSTLSKLITEFMQETSTEIAIVSLDKHGALVASINDQLHIPAPVIQVECSSGAGDSGLAGLIHTAKEINLDLNNVSQEDLIKIATEFVYSASATASKKGNQLARLDEIAKLKELSIVEPRVLNSIFAS is encoded by the coding sequence ATGAAATATGAATTAACAGAGGCAGTAAGTAAAGAATTTGGTAAAGCGATTAGCGATCTATTGAATAAATTTCATCAAGGTGGTGAAGTTGACCAGCAATTCTTAGGAGAGACTCAAGGCAAGTTCTATTCACTAGAAGCAAATGACAATGGTCATGAATTACAAAATGAACTTTTTTCACAAGAGCTTTGGCAAGTTATCAAGGCTCAAATGCCTGCTGATTTAAATCAAGAACACAAAAACGCTCCCGCTACTTTGCACAAAGGATCAATTATTATTGAAACCAAAGGTGGCTTGGATATCATTATTGATGCAAGTACCAAAGACGGACACTTTCATATTGATAGTTACAATATTGACAAAGGTGGACTTGGCCCCAATACCGCTGAGGCACTTTATTACAGGAAGCAAGAATTTAATTTGGTAGCTCTTTATGGTCAAGGACCAATTGCGAGTATCCAAGAGAAATTACTTGAAGCCACAGGTGTTAAAGCTCATATCGTTAGACATTCAAGAGACACTAACTTTCATCCTTGTTTTAATTTTAAAGACAAAGAAGGAATGGAGCATTTGTTCTGGATAGTTGCCCAGGTTTATCCAATGCAAGATAAAGTCTTGGAACAATTCACAAACAAGATTGATGAGATTTCTAAAGCGAACCCTGGTGAGTTTATGGTGCTTACCAATACTCCACCTCGCGGATCCAAACCAAATTATTTTGCACAACTTTCTTGCATTGCCAAGAAAAACGGCAATATGGTTATTTACAACCCATGCGAGTTTGTTGATACTTACTTAGCAGATAGATACTTGTTTAAAGAAGGACATGCTGATATCATCAAACCCAATCTACATGAGTTCTTCCAGTTTTTGGTTAGTGTCGATTTATTAGATGCCGGTGAGATGATTCAGAAAAGAGAACAAGTGAAAGAAGAGTTGGAGCTAAATGATTTTTCTACCTTGTCTAAATTGATAACTGAATTTATGCAAGAGACTAGTACTGAGATTGCTATTGTTTCACTTGACAAACACGGTGCTCTTGTTGCGTCAATTAATGATCAATTGCATATTCCTGCTCCTGTAATTCAAGTGGAATGCAGTTCTGGTGCTGGTGACAGCGGACTCGCTGGTTTGATTCATACTGCTAAAGAAATTAACTTAGACTTGAACAATGTTAGTCAAGAGGATTTGATCAAGATAGCGACAGAGTTTGTTTATTCGGCCTCAGCTACGGCTTCTAAAAAAGGTAACCAACTAGCAAGGCTCGATGAGATTGCTAAGCTCAAGGAGCTTTCTATTGTTGAGCCAAGAGTTCTTAACTCTATCTTCGCTAGTTAA